The Vibrio tarriae genome includes the window TGGACGCAGATACCTGTACCGACATCATGCACAGCCTGAATGCGTGCTTTAAGAATGGCATCCTGTACTTCTACCGGAACTACTTTGAGTTGCTCAGCCAATAGACCACCGACCAAGCCTTTTTTGATATCTTCGCGGAGCATCAGTGCACGTTTTTCGCGGGATGTATGCTGATAGGCTTTGGTGTCCCTGGGATTGGTTCGCCCAAACCATTCGGTTTGCAGAAGATCACTTAACCCACCTTCATCAAGTAAAGTATTGAGCGTGTGGCGGAAGTGGTGACTGGTAAAATCTACCTCGATACTACTGGAAGCGTATTCGGCGGCAAGCGCAGGGAAATAGCGAAGGAAGGTCGTGAACATAGACTGGCTACAGCTTGTAGCCAACCAGTGAGCGTAGCTTCCAGTAGAAAGTCCCAATGAGCGAATAAATAAAAGATCTTTCAGATAGTATTCTTTACCAAATTGATCAATATGGAATGCTCGTAGTAGTTTTTCAGAAAAGTCTCTAAAACAATACGCTTTGACAGCGTCCTTATTTGTGTAGCAAATAGGGTTATTTGGCTTTTTCCCTTGCTTGGTCACTCGCTCATGGTCCTGCCAAACAAGACCAATCTTTCGAATCCATCCAGTAGAACAAATCGTATTGCTGCTTATCCCCATTTTTAACAGGTCATCAATGTATAACTTTCTTTTCTCTGGAATTTTATTCAAAAAACGAATGTCGGGGCCGCGAGAACGATGCATTTCCTCTGCGGTAATTCTCACCGAATCTGTTGCCGCGCGTACCTCATCAAGTACATCTTTAACTATTGTTACGACCTCTGACGGCAAGTAGAGTTTTCTTTTAGGTGTAAATAGATCACCGAGACTAACCTTTCGAGGGAAATATTCTATGAAGGCTTTTTGGTCTTCGTCTAACGTAACTTCTTGAAGCGGAAGTAATGAAATCTCACTAAAGCGGCGGCCAGTACAAGCAAGCAGAGTCAATATCAGGACATAGAATCTGTATTTATGTTCTTTTGGAACCGTCAAATAGAGCTCACCGATAACCCGAAACACGGTAGGATCAACAAGTTTCTCGGATTTGGTCTCCAGAACGTCAGGATCATCCAGCCTTTTATGATTCAGACCTCCAGTATTAACTGGGCGCACCATCTTCGAATATTTGTATTGCAACATCACCCTGCACAAACCATTAGCATCACAGT containing:
- a CDS encoding integrase, which codes for MSDGRSNRKAKVIPFIDRLERDRKANTQALIDKAKLMKLEGFESVFWGNPVWQVNAGRLVKLTGKNAKTASFAFTLPPKLGSEPLRHEWEEVAKALLILRFHRKHQSTPNQRNFITAVGYISFAANQLGQELTKLTPEALDDACGLISKHYSDTTAYNLHKHVAEFAAHCDANGLCRVMLQYKYSKMVRPVNTGGLNHKRLDDPDVLETKSEKLVDPTVFRVIGELYLTVPKEHKYRFYVLILTLLACTGRRFSEISLLPLQEVTLDEDQKAFIEYFPRKVSLGDLFTPKRKLYLPSEVVTIVKDVLDEVRAATDSVRITAEEMHRSRGPDIRFLNKIPEKRKLYIDDLLKMGISSNTICSTGWIRKIGLVWQDHERVTKQGKKPNNPICYTNKDAVKAYCFRDFSEKLLRAFHIDQFGKEYYLKDLLFIRSLGLSTGSYAHWLATSCSQSMFTTFLRYFPALAAEYASSSIEVDFTSHHFRHTLNTLLDEGGLSDLLQTEWFGRTNPRDTKAYQHTSREKRALMLREDIKKGLVGGLLAEQLKVVPVEVQDAILKARIQAVHDVGTGICVHNFSQTPCERHLQCSADCKDYVWVKDDKSRLDEQKRQYALTALARKNAEKQLSSNKPKKSADWIAHNDKKLKTLAVQLADNGVEHFDAEQYLNEVEHG